The following are encoded together in the Juglans microcarpa x Juglans regia isolate MS1-56 chromosome 2D, Jm3101_v1.0, whole genome shotgun sequence genome:
- the LOC121248750 gene encoding uncharacterized protein LOC121248750 → MSSTSRAIVAASVGVVEAMKDQMGICRWNYIIRSAQQNTKNHLRSMSQAKSLSSSTSAVVSSKVRDQDKMKRSEESLRTVMYLSCWGPN, encoded by the coding sequence ATGAGTTCGACAAGCAGAGCAATTGTAGCAGCCAGCGTAGGAGTTGTGGAGGCCATGAAAGACCAGATGGGTATCTGCAGATggaattatattataagatcCGCTCAACAAAATACAAAGAACCATCTCCGGTCCATGTCTCAGGCCAAGAGCCTCTCCTCCTCAACTTCTGCAGTGGTTTCAAGCAAAGTAAGAGACCAGGACAAAATGAAGAGGTCAGAAGAGTCTTTGAGGACAGTCATGTACTTGAGCTGTTGGGGTCCCAATTGA
- the LOC121248747 gene encoding uncharacterized protein LOC121248747: MSSTSRAIVAASVGVVEAMKDQMGICRWNYIIRSAQQNTKNHLRSLSQAKNLSSSTSAVVSSKVRDHQEKMKKSEESLRTVMYLSCWGPN; the protein is encoded by the coding sequence ATGAGTTCAACAAGCAGAGCTATTGTAGCAGCCAGCGTAGGAGTCGTGGAGGCCATGAAAGACCAGATGGGCATCTGCAGATggaattatattataagatctGCACAGCAAAATACAAAGAACCATCTCCGGTCGTTATCTCAGGCAAAGAACCTCTCCTCTTCAACTTCTGCAGTGGTTTCAAGCAAAGTAAGAGATCATcaggagaaaatgaagaagtcaGAAGAGTCTTTGAGGACAGTCATGTACTTGAGCTGTTGGGGTCCCAATTGA
- the LOC121248749 gene encoding uncharacterized protein LOC121248749: MSSTNRAIVAASVGVVEAMKDQMGLCRWNYIIRSAQQSTKNHLRSLTQAKNLSSSTSAVVSSKVRDQEKMKKSEESLRTVMYLSCWSPN; this comes from the coding sequence ATGAGTTCAACAAACAGAGCAATTGTAGCAGCCAGCGTAGGAGTTGTGGAGGCCATGAAAGACCAGATGGGTCTATGCAGGTggaattatattataagatcCGCTCAGCAAAGTACAAAGAACCATCTCCGCTCCTTAACTCAGGCAAAGAACCTCTCCTCTTCGACTTCTGCAGTGGTTTCAAGCAAAGTAAGAGATcaggagaaaatgaagaagtcGGAAGAGTCTTTGAGGACAGTCATGTACTTGAGCTGTTGGAGTCCCAATTGA